The following proteins are co-located in the Bosea sp. AS-1 genome:
- a CDS encoding thiamine pyrophosphate-binding protein, with protein MSERMGRTGAQLLVDGLALQAVDRIFCVPGESYIAVLDALHDKRNEIELIVCRQEGGAANMAEAHGKLTGRPGICFVTRGPGATNASIGVHTAFQDSTPMILFIGQVGRDFIDREGFQEVDFRAMFAPLAKWVAQIDDPARIPEYLHRAFQTAMAGRPGPVVLALPEDMLSQIVEGEIDLGRRAEPIPAAPRPDQVADVMAMLAQARRPLVIAGGGGWTTQAGRDLVTFAERNRLPVAVSLRCQDYLPNREECFVGHFGIGAEPSLAKRLAESDLLLVLGPRLGEMTTAGYTLLAPPRPAGKAMIHVHPDPEELGRVYQADLPINAAASVTIAALAAQSPVTAPAWAEWARACRADYEASLEPTPQPGAVNLGEVIAKLRDAFPDDTIISSGAGNYTGWLHRHWPFSTYRTQLAPTSGAMGYGVPAAVAAKLAFPEREVISVAGDGCFLMNGQELATAAQYGLKILFIVVNNGMYGTIRMHQERNYPTRESGTALTNPDFVTLARAYGLQAERVDKTEGFDAALRRARDASSGALIELVTDPEALSVRSTLSKLRSSSLERLARTA; from the coding sequence ATGAGCGAGCGAATGGGACGGACGGGCGCGCAGCTTCTGGTGGACGGCCTTGCCTTGCAGGCGGTGGACCGGATCTTCTGCGTGCCCGGCGAGAGCTACATCGCGGTGCTCGACGCGCTGCATGACAAGCGCAACGAGATCGAGCTCATCGTCTGCCGCCAGGAAGGCGGCGCCGCGAACATGGCGGAGGCGCATGGCAAGCTGACCGGCCGCCCGGGCATCTGCTTCGTGACGCGTGGCCCGGGTGCGACGAACGCGTCGATCGGCGTCCATACCGCCTTCCAGGACTCGACGCCGATGATCCTGTTCATCGGTCAGGTCGGGCGCGACTTCATCGACCGCGAAGGTTTCCAGGAGGTCGATTTTCGGGCCATGTTCGCGCCGCTGGCGAAATGGGTCGCACAGATCGACGACCCAGCCCGCATTCCGGAATATCTGCATCGCGCCTTCCAGACGGCGATGGCGGGGCGGCCGGGGCCGGTCGTCCTGGCGCTGCCGGAGGACATGCTCAGCCAGATCGTCGAAGGCGAGATCGATCTGGGGCGCCGCGCAGAGCCGATCCCAGCCGCGCCGCGCCCGGATCAGGTTGCCGATGTGATGGCGATGCTGGCGCAGGCTCGGCGCCCTCTGGTGATCGCCGGCGGGGGCGGCTGGACCACGCAGGCCGGTCGCGATCTGGTCACCTTCGCTGAGCGCAATCGCCTGCCGGTCGCTGTTTCGCTCCGCTGCCAGGATTATCTGCCGAACCGGGAGGAGTGTTTCGTCGGGCATTTCGGGATCGGTGCCGAGCCCAGCCTCGCCAAGCGCTTGGCCGAATCCGATCTCCTGCTCGTGCTCGGCCCGCGCCTCGGCGAGATGACGACCGCCGGCTATACGCTGCTCGCGCCACCGCGGCCGGCGGGCAAGGCGATGATCCATGTACATCCCGACCCCGAAGAGCTCGGCCGGGTCTACCAGGCCGATCTGCCGATCAATGCGGCGGCAAGCGTCACGATCGCAGCACTTGCCGCGCAATCGCCCGTCACGGCGCCGGCCTGGGCCGAATGGGCGCGGGCCTGTCGGGCTGACTATGAGGCCAGTCTGGAACCCACCCCACAGCCTGGGGCGGTGAATCTCGGCGAGGTGATCGCGAAGCTGCGCGACGCCTTTCCCGACGACACCATCATCAGCTCGGGAGCCGGCAACTATACCGGCTGGCTGCACCGCCACTGGCCCTTCTCGACCTATCGCACGCAGCTCGCCCCGACCTCCGGCGCCATGGGCTACGGCGTTCCGGCTGCGGTCGCGGCGAAGCTCGCCTTTCCCGAGCGGGAGGTGATATCGGTCGCCGGCGACGGCTGCTTCCTGATGAACGGGCAGGAGCTGGCGACGGCCGCGCAATATGGGCTGAAGATCCTCTTCATCGTCGTCAACAACGGCATGTACGGAACCATCCGCATGCATCAGGAGCGAAATTACCCGACACGCGAGAGCGGCACGGCATTGACGAATCCGGACTTCGTCACCTTGGCGCGGGCTTACGGCCTGCAGGCCGAGCGCGTGGACAAGACGGAGGGCTTCGACGCGGCGCTACGCCGTGCACGCGATGCCAGTTCGGGTGCACTGATCGAGCTGGTGACCGATCCGGAGGCGCTGTCCGTCCGCTCCACGCTGTCGAAGCTGCGCAGCAGTTCGCTGGAACGGCTGGCACGAACGGCCTGA
- a CDS encoding alpha/beta hydrolase has protein sequence MSSDQAFWTGLSPEEHEFQYNPQAAFPNFKDAQTERAPVNADALARLERQADLAYGEHPLRKVDIYPARGGAGASPVHVFYHGGYWRAQDKQNFAFVAAPLVAAGITTVIANYELCPASTLDGVAESAIAALAWVRREIHRFGGNAGRIGLSGHSAGAHLVAECLAHDWAAEGLDPTFVSHAVLISGIYDPRPVVQTSVNAEVQLTEDIAARRDVERRRVHVQCPATIFVGGLEPWHWIDQSYRYSHHLHRSGMNPEVHTLPRWGHFDILNEFREAGSPILKAAIGHPADHSPRHGEQCVGR, from the coding sequence ATGTCTTCCGATCAAGCTTTCTGGACCGGCCTCAGCCCTGAGGAACACGAGTTCCAGTATAATCCGCAGGCCGCGTTCCCGAACTTCAAGGACGCTCAGACGGAGCGGGCGCCGGTCAATGCGGATGCGCTAGCGCGGCTGGAACGCCAGGCTGACCTCGCCTATGGCGAGCATCCCCTGCGCAAGGTCGACATCTATCCGGCGCGAGGCGGAGCGGGAGCGAGCCCCGTCCATGTCTTCTACCATGGCGGCTACTGGCGTGCGCAGGACAAGCAGAATTTCGCGTTCGTGGCCGCCCCGCTGGTCGCGGCCGGCATCACCACGGTAATCGCCAATTACGAGCTCTGCCCGGCCTCGACGCTGGACGGCGTGGCGGAATCCGCGATTGCGGCGCTCGCCTGGGTCCGCCGCGAGATCCATCGTTTCGGCGGCAATGCCGGACGCATCGGCCTCTCCGGACATTCGGCGGGCGCTCACCTCGTCGCGGAATGCCTGGCGCATGACTGGGCCGCCGAGGGGCTCGACCCGACCTTCGTCAGCCATGCCGTGCTGATCAGCGGGATCTACGATCCACGGCCGGTGGTGCAAACCAGCGTCAATGCCGAGGTGCAGCTGACCGAGGACATTGCGGCGCGACGCGATGTCGAGCGGCGCAGGGTCCATGTGCAATGTCCGGCGACGATCTTCGTCGGTGGCCTCGAGCCCTGGCACTGGATCGACCAGAGCTATCGCTACTCGCACCACCTCCATCGCAGCGGGATGAATCCCGAAGTGCATACGCTGCCACGCTGGGGCCACTTCGACATCCTGAACGAATTCCGCGAAGCCGGAAGCCCGATCCTGAAAGCTGCCATCGGCCATCCTGCTGATCATTCGCCAAGGCATGGCGAGCAATGCGTTGGGAGATGA
- the nadC gene encoding carboxylating nicotinate-nucleotide diphosphorylase, which produces MKHLFPLPAIMLEPLVRAALLEDLGRAGDLTTDAIVPNEQRTTTVLAARQPGVIAGLDLAALAFRLLDPGVTISVQRADGSAVVAGDVVATVSGPARAILTGERTALNLISRLSGIATATRAIVDAIDGHRAKIVCTRKTTPGLRAVEKYAVRAGGGSNHRFGLDDAVLIKDNHIAVAGGIRPAIERVRSNVGHLVKIEIEVDTLAQLEEALGLAPDAVLLDNMTPDELRRAVAMVAGRAITEASGRITAATAPAVAATGVDLISIGWLTHSAPILDIGLDYREL; this is translated from the coding sequence ATGAAACATCTCTTCCCGCTTCCCGCCATCATGCTCGAGCCTCTGGTTCGGGCTGCCCTTCTGGAAGATCTGGGCCGCGCCGGCGATCTCACCACGGATGCGATCGTGCCAAACGAGCAGCGCACCACCACCGTCCTGGCGGCACGTCAACCTGGCGTGATCGCCGGTCTCGATCTGGCAGCGCTTGCCTTCAGGCTGCTTGATCCGGGTGTCACGATCTCGGTGCAGCGGGCCGATGGTAGCGCCGTGGTGGCGGGCGATGTCGTCGCGACGGTGAGCGGCCCGGCTCGGGCGATTCTCACCGGCGAACGAACCGCCCTCAATCTCATAAGCCGGCTAAGTGGGATAGCCACGGCGACACGGGCCATCGTCGATGCGATCGATGGGCACCGGGCGAAGATCGTCTGCACGCGCAAAACCACTCCCGGTCTGCGCGCTGTCGAGAAATACGCCGTGCGCGCCGGTGGCGGCTCCAATCATCGCTTCGGCCTCGACGACGCGGTCCTCATCAAGGACAACCATATTGCCGTGGCCGGCGGCATCCGCCCGGCGATCGAGCGCGTGCGCAGCAATGTCGGCCATCTCGTCAAGATCGAGATCGAAGTCGACACGCTTGCGCAGCTGGAGGAAGCGCTCGGCCTCGCCCCCGATGCCGTACTGCTCGACAACATGACCCCGGATGAACTGCGCCGCGCCGTCGCCATGGTCGCTGGCCGGGCGATCACCGAGGCATCGGGCCGGATCACGGCCGCGACCGCACCGGCCGTCGCCGCGACCGGCGTCGACCTGATTTCCATCGGTTGGCTTACCCACAGCGCGCCGATCCTCGACATCGGCTTGGATTATCGGGAGCTGTGA
- a CDS encoding L-aspartate oxidase, with translation MSVEIRNSEDRPVIVGGGIAGLLVALHLAPEPVLLLSQARLGTGASSVWAQGGLAAAMGDDDDPALHLADTLAAGDGLCDRAMASRILHAAPGAIAALDRYGVRFDRGPEGKLRLGLEAAHSRRRIVHADGDGSGREIMRALVAAVRAIPSITVVEGTAARRLAVADNAIQGIWTDDPTGRLFFRASRIVLATGGIGGLFFDTTNPTGNIGQGLALAARADAILADLEFVQFHPTALDGSGSPMALISEAVRGEGAILVDETGQRFLAGIERAELAPRDVVARAVWNHLALGHRVFLDARARPGPDFARRFPGIAAACGKLGIDPVRNLIPIRPAQHYHMGGVAVDASGRSSVSGLWACGEVAATGLHGANRLASNSLTEAVVCARWVAEDLAGTPARPIRPAAAVECPAPDPTPVRASVSHALGVMRDEEGLSAAARSLLPLAERNGPASDPAAVGLMIAIAALRRRESRGAHHRPDYPHHEAVAIRSDITLHAALAAARDLTPAPVLESL, from the coding sequence ATGAGCGTCGAGATCCGAAACAGCGAGGACCGGCCCGTCATCGTCGGCGGCGGCATCGCCGGGCTGCTGGTCGCGCTTCATCTCGCGCCGGAGCCCGTACTTCTGCTGTCGCAGGCGCGGCTGGGAACCGGGGCGTCGAGCGTCTGGGCGCAAGGCGGCCTCGCCGCCGCCATGGGCGATGACGACGATCCGGCCTTGCACCTGGCTGACACCCTCGCCGCCGGCGACGGCCTCTGCGACCGAGCCATGGCAAGCCGCATCCTCCACGCCGCGCCGGGCGCGATCGCAGCATTGGACAGATATGGCGTCCGCTTTGATCGCGGCCCCGAGGGGAAACTGCGCCTCGGCCTGGAGGCCGCGCATAGCCGGCGGCGCATCGTCCACGCCGATGGCGACGGCAGCGGCCGTGAGATCATGCGCGCGCTCGTCGCCGCAGTGCGCGCTATCCCCTCGATCACGGTCGTGGAAGGCACGGCAGCACGCCGGCTGGCCGTCGCGGACAACGCGATCCAGGGCATTTGGACGGACGATCCGACCGGCCGCCTGTTCTTCAGGGCAAGCCGGATCGTGCTGGCCACTGGCGGGATCGGCGGCCTGTTCTTCGACACGACCAACCCGACCGGCAACATCGGCCAGGGGCTGGCACTCGCGGCACGCGCCGACGCCATCCTCGCCGATCTCGAGTTCGTCCAGTTCCATCCGACGGCGCTCGATGGATCGGGCAGCCCGATGGCGCTGATCAGCGAGGCCGTTCGGGGTGAAGGAGCCATCCTCGTCGATGAAACTGGCCAGCGCTTTCTCGCTGGCATCGAACGCGCAGAACTCGCACCGCGGGACGTCGTTGCGCGCGCCGTCTGGAACCACCTCGCCCTTGGTCACCGCGTCTTCCTCGATGCCCGCGCGAGGCCCGGGCCGGACTTCGCGCGACGCTTTCCCGGCATCGCGGCAGCTTGCGGCAAGCTCGGCATCGATCCGGTGCGCAATCTCATCCCGATCCGTCCAGCCCAGCATTACCATATGGGCGGCGTCGCGGTGGACGCCTCCGGCCGCAGCTCGGTCTCCGGCCTCTGGGCTTGCGGCGAAGTCGCGGCGACGGGGCTGCATGGTGCCAACAGGCTCGCCAGCAATTCCCTGACCGAAGCGGTCGTCTGCGCGCGCTGGGTCGCCGAAGACCTGGCGGGCACGCCTGCCCGCCCTATCCGGCCTGCCGCGGCAGTCGAATGCCCCGCGCCCGATCCCACTCCCGTGCGCGCGTCGGTCTCGCATGCGCTCGGCGTCATGCGTGATGAAGAAGGATTGTCGGCAGCCGCGCGGTCGTTGCTGCCGCTCGCGGAGCGCAACGGTCCGGCCTCCGATCCCGCTGCGGTCGGATTGATGATCGCGATCGCCGCCCTGCGTCGCCGGGAAAGCCGCGGCGCCCATCACCGGCCGGACTATCCGCACCATGAGGCCGTTGCCATCCGTTCCGACATCACCCTCCACGCCGCCCTGGCTGCGGCACGAGATCTCACCCCTGCGCCAGTGCTGGAAAGCCTTTGA
- the nadA gene encoding quinolinate synthase NadA, with the protein MLHASTATTALYERVKTAIPPAEWLSFADDIEAILALKRQRNAVILAHNYQTPEIFHGVADIVGDSLALARKAMSTEADVIVLAGVHFMAETAKLLNPRKTVLIPDLGAGCSLADSITAADIRLLRQRYPGVPVVTYVNTSAEVKAESDICCTSGNAKAVVESLGVPRVLMLPDEYLAQNIAAQTDVQIIAWKGHCEVHERFSAADIRALRENHPGVTVLAHPECPPEVVAEADFAGSTADMSGYVEHHKPARVVLMTECSMSDNVALQHPDVEFIRPCNLCPHMKRITLANIRTALEQNRHVVTVAPEIAEPARLAVERMLAV; encoded by the coding sequence ATGCTTCACGCATCCACCGCTACGACCGCACTCTACGAGCGCGTGAAAACTGCGATTCCGCCGGCCGAGTGGCTGAGCTTCGCCGATGATATCGAGGCGATTCTCGCGCTGAAGCGGCAGCGCAATGCCGTCATCCTGGCTCACAACTACCAGACGCCCGAGATCTTCCACGGCGTCGCCGATATCGTCGGCGACAGTCTCGCCCTCGCCCGCAAGGCGATGTCGACCGAAGCCGATGTGATCGTGCTGGCCGGCGTGCACTTCATGGCCGAGACGGCGAAGCTGCTGAATCCACGAAAGACGGTGCTGATCCCCGACCTCGGAGCGGGCTGCTCGCTGGCGGATTCGATTACGGCTGCGGATATCCGCCTGCTGCGGCAGCGTTACCCGGGCGTTCCCGTCGTCACCTATGTCAACACATCGGCCGAGGTGAAGGCCGAGTCCGATATCTGCTGCACCTCCGGCAATGCGAAGGCCGTGGTGGAATCCCTCGGCGTACCGCGGGTACTGATGTTGCCGGACGAGTATCTCGCACAGAATATCGCGGCCCAGACCGATGTGCAGATCATCGCCTGGAAAGGCCATTGCGAGGTGCATGAACGCTTCTCGGCGGCCGATATCCGCGCGTTGCGGGAGAACCATCCGGGCGTGACGGTGCTGGCCCATCCGGAATGCCCGCCCGAGGTCGTCGCCGAGGCGGATTTCGCCGGCTCGACCGCCGACATGTCCGGGTATGTCGAGCACCACAAGCCGGCCCGCGTGGTGCTGATGACCGAATGCTCGATGAGCGACAACGTCGCGCTTCAGCATCCCGATGTTGAATTCATCAGGCCCTGCAACCTGTGCCCGCACATGAAACGGATCACCCTCGCCAATATCCGCACCGCGCTCGAGCAGAACCGTCATGTCGTGACCGTCGCGCCCGAGATCGCTGAGCCGGCCCGGTTGGCTGTGGAACGGATGCTCGCCGTATGA
- the urtB gene encoding urea ABC transporter permease subunit UrtB: protein MSIFHRLKHAVVIVVALVAASIASFAQTADGAFVRLAADSYSDTARAIEILVSTAHPNAALIVEALNDGRLLAGSAGVVVKTTADGFVDARTGQVLPAAPEGIKPVRLNNAVRRAVQAALGGLGLLSPDPAKRRAAAEAVFKSRDAGLLPIVETALSKESDPRALAALRQAQAAIWMIKPDAQPLDRLAAIEVLHERGDQDALATLRALPGDATPALKEAQAKAIIAIEGRLKLWAAAQNLWYGLSLGSVLLLAAIGLAITFGVMGVINMAHGEMVMLGAYTTFVVQELIRTNAPWLFDWSLAIALPAAFIVAGAVGIAIERGIIRFLYGRPLETLLATWGISLILQQAVRTAFGPTNREVGAPSFMSGAFELGGLAITYNRLWIIVFAALVFAALLAILKLTPMGLQMRAVTQNRRMASAMGIRTGRIDALTFGLGSGVAGLAGVALSQIDNVSPNLGQSYIIDSFMVVVFGGVGNLWGTLVGAMTLGIANKLLEPYAGAVLGKIALLVCIILFIQKRPRGLFALKGRAVEA, encoded by the coding sequence ATGTCGATCTTCCACCGCCTGAAGCATGCGGTCGTCATCGTCGTCGCGCTGGTCGCGGCCTCGATCGCCTCCTTCGCACAGACCGCCGACGGAGCCTTCGTGCGGCTCGCTGCCGACAGCTATTCCGATACCGCGCGCGCGATCGAGATCCTCGTTTCGACCGCCCATCCCAATGCCGCGCTGATTGTCGAGGCCCTGAATGACGGCCGCCTGCTCGCGGGATCGGCCGGTGTGGTCGTGAAGACGACCGCAGATGGCTTCGTCGACGCCCGAACCGGTCAGGTGCTGCCGGCCGCGCCGGAGGGCATAAAGCCCGTTCGCCTCAACAACGCCGTGCGCCGCGCCGTGCAGGCCGCGCTCGGCGGCCTCGGCCTGCTCAGTCCGGATCCGGCGAAACGCAGGGCTGCAGCCGAAGCCGTGTTCAAGTCACGCGATGCCGGCCTGCTACCGATCGTCGAGACGGCGCTGAGCAAGGAGAGCGATCCGCGCGCCCTCGCTGCGTTGCGCCAGGCTCAGGCGGCGATCTGGATGATCAAGCCCGATGCGCAGCCGCTCGACCGGCTCGCGGCGATCGAGGTGCTGCATGAGCGCGGGGATCAGGATGCGCTTGCCACGCTGCGCGCGCTGCCGGGCGATGCGACACCAGCCCTCAAGGAGGCACAAGCCAAGGCGATCATCGCGATCGAAGGCCGGCTGAAGCTCTGGGCCGCCGCACAGAACCTCTGGTACGGGCTCTCGCTCGGCTCGGTGCTGCTGCTCGCCGCCATCGGCCTTGCGATCACCTTCGGCGTCATGGGCGTCATCAACATGGCCCATGGCGAGATGGTCATGCTCGGCGCCTACACAACCTTCGTGGTACAGGAGCTGATCCGCACGAATGCGCCCTGGCTGTTCGACTGGTCGCTGGCGATCGCGCTGCCGGCCGCCTTCATCGTCGCTGGTGCGGTCGGCATCGCCATCGAACGCGGCATCATCCGCTTCCTTTACGGCCGCCCGCTGGAGACGCTGCTCGCGACCTGGGGCATCAGCCTGATCCTGCAGCAGGCGGTGCGCACCGCTTTCGGTCCGACCAATCGCGAGGTCGGCGCGCCGTCTTTCATGTCAGGCGCCTTCGAACTGGGCGGCCTGGCGATCACCTATAACCGCCTCTGGATCATCGTCTTTGCGGCTTTGGTTTTCGCCGCGCTGCTCGCCATCCTGAAGCTGACGCCGATGGGCCTGCAGATGCGCGCCGTCACCCAGAACCGCCGAATGGCCTCGGCCATGGGCATCCGTACCGGGCGCATCGACGCGCTGACCTTCGGACTCGGCTCGGGCGTCGCGGGGCTGGCTGGCGTCGCGCTCTCACAGATCGACAATGTCAGCCCCAATCTCGGCCAGAGCTACATCATCGACTCGTTCATGGTCGTGGTCTTCGGCGGCGTCGGCAATCTCTGGGGCACGCTGGTCGGCGCGATGACGCTCGGCATCGCCAACAAGCTGCTCGAACCCTATGCCGGCGCCGTGCTCGGCAAGATCGCGCTGCTCGTCTGCATCATCCTCTTCATCCAGAAGCGCCCGCGCGGCCTGTTCGCGCTGAAGGGCAGGGCGGTGGAAGCATGA
- the urtC gene encoding urea ABC transporter permease subunit UrtC yields MITRFLLQNMDRRGGIFLAILLGLAVLVPLSNLLLPASSPFHVPTSTLSLWGKYLCYALLAVSLDLVWGYCGILSLGHGAFFALGGYAMGLYLMRQIGARGVYGNPILPDFMVFLNWQELPWYWWGFSSFPFAMLMVLAVPGVLAFVFGWFAFRSRVTGVYLSIITQALTYALLLAFFRNDMGFGGNNGLTDFKDILGFNIQAQGTRAALFSMTCVMLAAGFLIARGIVASKLGKVVIAIRDAESRTRFLGYRVDRFKLFVFTVSACMAGVAGALYVPQVGIINPSEFAPANSIETVIWVAVGGRGTLVGAALGAVVVNWAKTLFTSGFMAPYWLFALGGLFVVVTLFLPKGILGTAEALWARRRKPDGTPAAEPAPAE; encoded by the coding sequence ATGATCACCCGCTTCCTCCTCCAGAACATGGACCGGCGCGGCGGCATCTTCCTCGCGATCCTGCTGGGCCTGGCCGTGCTGGTGCCGCTCTCGAACCTTTTGCTGCCGGCATCCTCGCCCTTCCATGTCCCGACCTCGACCCTATCGCTCTGGGGCAAATATCTCTGCTACGCGCTGCTCGCGGTCTCGCTCGATCTGGTCTGGGGCTATTGCGGCATCCTGAGCCTCGGCCATGGCGCCTTCTTCGCGCTCGGCGGCTATGCCATGGGCCTTTACCTGATGCGCCAGATCGGCGCGCGCGGCGTCTACGGCAATCCGATCCTGCCTGATTTCATGGTTTTTCTGAACTGGCAGGAACTACCCTGGTACTGGTGGGGCTTCTCCTCCTTCCCCTTCGCCATGCTGATGGTGCTGGCCGTGCCCGGCGTGCTCGCCTTCGTCTTCGGCTGGTTCGCCTTCCGCTCGCGCGTCACCGGCGTCTATCTCTCGATCATCACCCAGGCGCTGACCTATGCGCTGCTGCTCGCCTTCTTCCGCAATGATATGGGCTTCGGCGGCAACAACGGCCTGACCGACTTCAAGGACATCCTGGGCTTCAACATCCAGGCACAGGGCACGCGCGCCGCCCTGTTTTCGATGACCTGCGTGATGCTGGCGGCCGGCTTCCTGATCGCGCGTGGCATCGTCGCCTCGAAGCTCGGCAAGGTCGTCATCGCGATCCGTGATGCCGAGTCCCGCACGCGCTTCCTCGGCTACCGGGTCGACCGTTTCAAGCTCTTCGTCTTCACCGTTTCGGCCTGCATGGCAGGCGTGGCCGGAGCGCTCTACGTCCCGCAGGTCGGGATCATCAATCCGAGCGAATTCGCCCCGGCCAACTCGATCGAAACGGTGATCTGGGTGGCGGTCGGCGGGCGCGGCACGCTGGTCGGTGCGGCGCTCGGTGCCGTTGTCGTCAATTGGGCCAAGACGCTGTTCACCTCCGGCTTCATGGCGCCGTACTGGCTCTTCGCGCTCGGTGGCCTCTTCGTCGTCGTCACGCTCTTCCTGCCCAAGGGCATTCTGGGCACAGCCGAAGCCCTGTGGGCGCGTCGTCGCAAGCCGGATGGCACCCCGGCCGCCGAGCCGGCCCCGGCGGAGTGA
- the urtD gene encoding urea ABC transporter ATP-binding protein UrtD: MNAPVPGALTSSLLYLDGVSVSFDGFKAIRGLSLTIEPGEMRAIIGPNGAGKTTMMDIITGKTKPDIGTVMFGGSVDLTKLDEAAIANLGIGRKFQKPTVFDSHTIEDNILLALKSKRTVAKTLLWKTESPQQKRIDDILGIIRLADRRDRLAGSLSHGQKQWLEIGMLLAQDPKLLLVDEPAAGMTDGETAQTAVLLKEIARDHSVIVVEHDMGFIRELGVKVTVLHEGSVLAEGPLDQVSANERVVEVYLGR, translated from the coding sequence ATGAACGCTCCCGTGCCCGGCGCTCTCACCTCCTCGCTGCTCTACCTCGACGGTGTCAGCGTCTCCTTCGACGGCTTCAAGGCCATTCGCGGCCTGTCTCTGACCATCGAACCGGGGGAGATGCGCGCCATCATCGGCCCCAACGGCGCCGGCAAGACCACGATGATGGATATCATCACCGGCAAGACCAAGCCCGATATCGGCACGGTGATGTTCGGCGGCTCGGTCGACCTGACCAAGCTCGACGAGGCCGCCATCGCCAATCTCGGCATCGGCCGCAAGTTCCAGAAGCCGACCGTCTTCGACAGCCACACGATCGAGGACAACATCCTGCTCGCGCTGAAGTCGAAGCGCACGGTGGCTAAGACGCTGCTCTGGAAGACTGAAAGCCCGCAGCAGAAGCGCATCGACGACATCCTCGGCATCATCCGCCTCGCCGACAGGCGCGACCGGCTCGCCGGTTCGCTCTCGCATGGCCAGAAGCAGTGGCTGGAGATCGGCATGCTGCTGGCGCAGGATCCGAAGCTCCTGCTCGTCGACGAGCCCGCCGCCGGCATGACGGATGGCGAGACGGCGCAGACGGCGGTACTGCTCAAGGAGATCGCCCGGGACCATTCCGTCATCGTCGTCGAGCACGACATGGGCTTCATCCGCGAGCTCGGCGTGAAGGTCACGGTGCTGCACGAAGGCTCGGTGCTGGCGGAAGGCCCGCTCGACCAGGTCAGCGCCAATGAGCGCGTCGTCGAAGTCTATCTGGGGCGGTGA
- the urtE gene encoding urea ABC transporter ATP-binding subunit UrtE yields MLTVDAINLHYGAAQALRRVSVTAETGKVTCVMGRNGVGKTSLMRAIVGHQPISGGHIRLDGEDISALRSEDRARAGIAYVPQGREIFPLLTVKENLETGFAPLKRRERFVPDELFDLFPVLKSMLGRRGGDLSGGQQQQLAIARALVTRPRLLVLDEPTEGIQPSIIKDIGRAIDYLRQKGGMAIVLVEQYFDFARDLADTMFVMDRGEVVLSGPMSELDGAQVQRLIQV; encoded by the coding sequence ATGCTGACCGTCGACGCCATCAACCTGCACTACGGCGCCGCCCAGGCGCTGCGCCGCGTCTCCGTCACGGCCGAGACCGGCAAGGTCACTTGCGTGATGGGCCGCAACGGCGTCGGCAAGACCTCGCTGATGCGCGCCATCGTCGGCCATCAGCCGATTTCCGGGGGGCATATCCGCCTTGACGGAGAGGATATCTCGGCGCTGCGCAGCGAGGATCGCGCGCGGGCCGGCATCGCCTATGTGCCGCAGGGGCGGGAGATCTTCCCGCTGCTGACGGTGAAGGAGAATCTGGAGACCGGCTTTGCGCCGCTGAAGCGCCGCGAGCGCTTCGTCCCGGATGAACTCTTCGACCTCTTCCCCGTGCTGAAGTCGATGCTGGGCCGGCGCGGCGGAGACCTCTCGGGTGGCCAGCAGCAGCAACTCGCGATCGCGCGGGCGCTGGTCACCCGACCCAGGCTGCTGGTGCTGGACGAGCCGACCGAGGGCATTCAGCCCTCGATCATCAAGGATATCGGCCGCGCCATCGACTATCTCCGCCAGAAAGGCGGCATGGCGATCGTGCTGGTCGAGCAGTATTTCGACTTCGCCCGCGATCTCGCCGACACGATGTTTGTCATGGATCGCGGCGAGGTTGTGCTGTCCGGCCCGATGAGCGAGCTCGACGGGGCGCAGGTTCAGCGCTTGATTCAGGTCTAG